One window of the Halobacteriovorax sp. JY17 genome contains the following:
- a CDS encoding SpoIID/LytB domain-containing protein gives MHRKCFFLIILSLVSFYSFGEITPVLIAGSPEPTIRVRVSKSLKNVIISGTDLNRTFHIGNQKKSFSGRKKIKFNCNLFGKNERFKDRGPTLLASLNSMTGLVTVGDKKYMGTVDIVSSVGNDSCDVVQETKLEDYISGLLAKEMNSAWPIEALKAQAVAARSYALHKMETDHVSKNLGRVAHYDLESSEKHQVSGTFFDITRNTDLATSETMGEVLITPSGKLTPIFFHAKCGGKILRPDQVWSNAVSGYDANPKGDYCHGHGLKDWEKEVTYERFVSFIKWLQKKKLIKVSNKITGHKKIKILKDDKDKNHMRLYWGDLHIVIKKPLFRRYFGRVLFPSNNFEMNWSSPKKAFLVSGSGLGHGVGMCQLGALDLAKKGWGYRKILAHYFPGHRLEKAY, from the coding sequence TTGCATAGGAAATGCTTCTTTTTAATTATTTTATCTCTTGTATCTTTCTATTCATTTGGAGAGATAACTCCTGTATTAATCGCAGGAAGCCCTGAACCAACTATTAGAGTTCGTGTTAGTAAGTCACTTAAAAATGTCATCATTTCTGGAACAGATTTAAATAGAACATTTCATATTGGAAATCAGAAGAAGTCTTTTTCAGGCCGAAAGAAGATAAAGTTCAACTGCAATCTCTTTGGAAAGAACGAAAGATTTAAAGATCGTGGCCCAACTCTTCTTGCTTCACTTAACTCAATGACTGGACTTGTAACTGTTGGCGACAAGAAATATATGGGAACAGTTGATATCGTAAGTTCTGTTGGTAACGATAGTTGTGATGTTGTTCAAGAAACAAAATTAGAAGACTATATTAGTGGGTTATTGGCAAAAGAAATGAATAGTGCGTGGCCCATTGAAGCACTTAAAGCGCAAGCTGTTGCCGCGAGATCCTACGCTCTTCACAAAATGGAAACAGATCATGTTTCAAAAAACCTTGGGCGAGTAGCACATTACGATCTTGAGAGTTCTGAAAAACATCAAGTCTCGGGGACATTTTTTGACATTACTAGGAATACTGACCTTGCAACTTCTGAGACGATGGGAGAGGTTCTTATCACTCCCAGCGGTAAGTTGACTCCAATATTTTTTCACGCAAAGTGTGGAGGAAAAATACTGAGGCCAGACCAGGTATGGAGTAATGCTGTTAGCGGCTACGATGCAAATCCTAAAGGAGATTACTGTCATGGTCATGGACTTAAGGACTGGGAAAAAGAGGTAACGTATGAGCGCTTTGTCTCTTTTATAAAATGGCTACAAAAGAAGAAGTTAATTAAAGTTTCAAATAAAATTACAGGTCATAAGAAAATCAAAATTCTAAAAGATGATAAAGATAAGAACCATATGCGACTTTACTGGGGCGACTTACATATCGTAATCAAGAAGCCTCTCTTTAGAAGATATTTTGGAAGGGTACTATTTCCATCGAATAATTTTGAAATGAATTGGAGTAGTCCTAAAAAGGCCTTTTTAGTAAGTGGAAGTGGATTAGGGCATGGTGTAGGGATGTGTCAGCTTGGGGCTCTAGATCTAGCGAAGAAAGGCTGGGGTTATCGTAAAATTCTCGCCCATTACTTTCCGGGTCATAGATTAGAAAAAGCATATTAA